A segment of the Deltaproteobacteria bacterium genome:
ATTATCAAAGGCAAGAAAGAGATGGGGAGTAGAAATATTCAAAGGGTTCTTTGAGCGAATAGTATGGCAGTGTGTTGAAGCGGGGCTTGTAGACGGAAGCAAGATATTCGTTGATTCCAGCCTGGTAGACGCAAATGCCTCCAACAACTCCGTAATAGACACAAAGTCCCTTAAGTTCCAGTTAAATGAAAACTACAAACAATTAGAATCC
Coding sequences within it:
- a CDS encoding transposase, with translation MKDKYGLNGNVSVPPPLILNLMPLLVFYNVRSERELMDILPERLDCLPVQTGLWFLGYDLDTDLPNHSVLSKARKRWGVEIFKGFFERIVWQCVEAGLVDGSKIFVDSSLVDANASNNSVIDTKSLKFQLNENYKQLES